In Rosa rugosa chromosome 4, drRosRugo1.1, whole genome shotgun sequence, the genomic stretch TAAATAACCCTTGTCCCTAAGGTCCCTAACCCTTTTATAAAATcattttgaagcttcttgctaTCAGGCTTAAGGGAATTCTCAACTTGTTAGTTGGTCCTGAGCAATCTGCTTTTATTCCTGGAAGGCTTGCTCAAGAACTTTTAGAAACTATCGTTGTGGTTGTGGCTCTCCTAGGTGTGCCCTTAAAGACATAATGAAAGCTTATGACTCTATGGAGTGGGATTTTATTTTAGCCATTTTGAGGGTCTTTAAGGGCAGCCTAACAGTGTGATCATGGTTAACTGGATTGAAAAATGCATCACTGCTCCAAAGTTCTCTGTGGCTGTTAATGGTGAGTTATGTGGTTTCTTCTCTAGTCATAGGGGTCTCGGACAGGGAGATCCCATCTTTCCGTGTCTCTTTATCATTGGAATGTAGGTGCTTTCGCTGATcattcaaagaaaaaaagtcAATGCTTCCCCTTTTTTCAGATATCACTGGTGTTGTGAGAGAATCAAGTTAACTCACTATAAGCTTTGCAGACGATCTCTTAATGGTTTGTTTTGGTGATTTGGATCTGCCACTGTTATTCATTCGGCTATGGCTGATTTGTTTCGGCTTTCAGGGTTGGCTGTGAGTACCTCAAAAAGTGAATTGTTTATTGCTGGAGTTGATGACACTGGTAGAGACCAAATATTCGACTTGTTTAATTTTCAGCTGGGATCTGCCCTGTTAGGTATTTGAGATTCCCTTTGATCACCACTAAACTAAGATTTAGAGATTGTTCTTCTCTAATTGATCGAAATGAAGCTTGTATAAAAAGTTGGGAAAACAAGACGTTATCCTTTGCTGGTAGGCTTCAATTGCTACAATCGGTCTTATCCAGTATTCAGGTTTTTTGGTCTTCCCATTTGATGCTCCCTAAGAAAGTTGGAACCTGCTGCCATCACTACTATTGACTGTTGGTTATTGAAGTTGAACTCTCTGGTTAAGTAGATAAAAGTTTATGCAGATATCTTTACTGTTGGGTTGGATTTACATTATGGAATATTAGGAAGACCTGGTGTGAGATGGTTTATGAGCATGTTCCTAATCCTATTGGTACTCTTCGAAGAATCAGTGCACCTGTCTCTGAGTTCCTTGAATTATCTATGTCTGATGTTGTACCTCATGATCTGAGCATGGATGACAAATGTGGGTCTGTTGAAAAATGGACTGCTCCTACCGATAATTGGATCAAGCTTAATTGCGATGGAGGGTGGGATGAAGGGTCAAACTTTGATGGTATTGGTGTTATTGCCAGGGATAAGAATGGCCAGGTGGTTGCTCGTACTTCCATTTCTCTCCTCTCTGGTTCAACGCTTCAAGCTGAGGCGTCTGCTGTGTTAGACAGTTTGAGATTAGATAAATCTCAAGGTTTTCAAGATATTGTAATTGAGATGGACTCTAAACAGTTATTCTGTTCTGTTAAGACTGATAGTCCTTGCAATTTCTGGGAAACCTACCCTCATGTAAAAGAGATTAAGAGGTTGAGTTCATTATTTTGTAGCTGCAACTGGAGCTTGGTGAAGAGAGGATTGAATGCTGCGGCAGATTGGCTTGCTTTGCAAGCTTAAAGGAGAATGTACTTGGGTGATTGGATGCGATCTCCTCCATTCTCTTTGCTTCACATCTTGAAGAATGATGGATTACCAGCTCGGCCTGAAAATATCTAGTTTTTGACTCTTCTGGATAGTTGATGTATTAGCTTATAGTTTGTTTCTGCTCAGCATTTCGTTCTTCTGCTGCTGCTTGCGGTTTTTATGAAATatattgttcaaaaaaaaaaaaaaaaagaaccaatcAATTAATTGGTAGCACTTTGCTAGTAGAAAACTGGTGTTGAAGCCCATTATTATGTTTAGGGATGCATCTGAAATAGGAAATGCTGATACTTATGTATATTTTGCATTTTGTAGGCTGCAGGGATTGGCTGCAGTGATGTAGGCTCTACATTTGCACTGGATCACACTAGTCAGTTCACCACGACTGAGGTAATCTTTACTTGAATGAGGTAATTTGCTAGAAGCTTACTGTTTTTGCAtgattatttacttatttgaaATTGGTGTTGATGCTTAGATATTCAAGAGCAGACAATATTTAATAGAATGGGCTTCGCGTGTTGGGAGGTCGAATGGTTTCAGTATTGTGACATTAAGTTCTGACGTTGGTAAAAGCAATAGAAGAGCAACAATTACATTGGGTTGTGAAAGGAGTGGAAAATATGATAGACGAACTCCCAAGgaagggaagaagaaaaattgtggAAAGAAGTGTGGTTGTCCATTCAAGCTAAAGGGCAGAAAGCTAGAAACTAATGATGATTGGGAGTTGAAGGTTGTTGAAGGAATCCATAACCATGCAGCCTGGTACTCAAAGGCAGATATTTCAGTTTCTAGTAGATTACCTTCAGAGGACAAATCAAGGGGGAAGGATGTGTTTAAGGACGATATAAGTGAGAGTGGGTCTGAAATGCAATCATTGATGATTAAGTTGTCCAAGTACAACTACATTGAACAACATAGGAGCTGCCCACAGACCAAAACTATCTTAGATTTTTTCTTGACACACCTCTCTAGCTTTAAATTATTGCGTGCATTTGCACGTGTTTTGGAGGTGGAATGCATATCAAAGCAGGAGGGAATTCATGATGGGGCAattttaatgatttttggaCGCACATCAACTGATATACCATTTTTTGTGGGTATTGTATTCCTTTcttctaataaaaaagaaagttaTGTATGGGCTTTACGAACATTGCAGGGTTTGATGGTTACTAGTGGTAATACTATGCCTGATATGATTGTGTTAATAACTACGGAGGTGGCTTTGATGGAAGCCGTTGAGGTTGTTTTTAGTAGGACAAAGCTTTTGTTGTGTGCGTGGGCCTTTCCTAGCTTTGTGGGATTTGCTTATGAGGAGGTATTTGACTCGAAGGAGGAGTTAGATTATTTTCTGAAGAGGTTGGATGTATTGATATCATCTCCCACTGCAGCTAATTTTGAGTTGCAGTTACTGCAACTACATGATGACTTTAGCAGATATCCTGCAGTACTTGAGTACGTAACCCACACTTGGTTGAACCCGCATAAGGAAAAGCTTGTTGCAGCATGGACAAATGCTTTTATGCATTTTGGGGTCGCAAATTCGTTCAGGTATGCCATGTTTACTGTTGAAATAAACTTCCACTTATTTGATCAATTTCATTGTTGTTTTCGTTAAGTAACAATTGTCTTATACTTCAACAGGGAGGATACAAAACTTCAAGAAATATTAGGAAATCTGATTGAGAATTTAACTGTGCCTGTAAAGAATCAAATTCTTAAGTTGGAGGAATCATTTGAAGAGATACATGCTGGGCTTGAATTGCAGGAGACCAAAATCAATGCTTCACTGGAAAGCTGTTTAACAGTGAATGCAGATGAGTTTAGGCTTCCAGAATTCAAAGAGCTTTGTGGGGCTATTTCTCTTACCGCATTGGATCTGGTCCTGCAGCAGATGATGTTGGTCAATATAGTTGATGGTGATCTCTGCCATTGTGCCATACGCAATACCCATGGGTTACCATGTGCTCATGAGCTTGCAAAATACAAGAAAGGTGATAGACTTATTCCATTGGACTGTATCGATCCTTATTGGATGAAGCTTGACACGAAACCTTTAGGAAAGAATGCAGTGTGGTGTGGAAGAGAGTATGAAGCTGCTTAAGTTGTTTATGGAAATCCACCTTTGCCTAAGATTGGGGGATCTGCACAATGCAATACACCTACAGTGCATTTCAAAGAAGAGAGACAATCAGAGGTAAAATTTATATCCCTATGTCCTTAACAGACCTCATCTGCTTGTGAACAGATATGAAACTATAAGATATTAACAGACCTCATATTGATGCTTTATGACAAGAATGACAAGAAACAGAAATGCTGTGTTGGTAAAAGTATGATTAGCATGATAATTGTCAGAGTAATCAATTTTGTTTGGCCATAGGATAAAATCAGGAAGCCTACATCAGAATGTAACAAAAGAACTTGGAGTGTATGGCCTAAACGGAGGAAACTTGCAGCGTAAGTTACTACCAAAAATAAATTGCACTCTTATCTGTGAACAGAGCAGCAAGATAAATTACCCTGGTTCTTCTGAAAGTCATTTGAAATGTCAACCAATTCCCACATTAGAGTAGCAAGGCTATATACACATGCTCCAGTAATTTGAGAGCCATGAATCTCAGTAATAGTGCTCAGAGTCAGATCGCTCAGAGTCAGATCTTCAATGATGTATAGGTCTTTTTGATTCTCTCCACTTCTATGATCACATTTCaccacatttccataatcaGCATTCACTTTACCAGCCTTTTCAATTCCTTTTTACATCAACAAAGCTCCTCAATAGTCTGCAGCTTACATGGATATcttaacatatatatatcaagAAAAAGACTGATCTAAGCTAGGGAAACAAATGAAGCTGAAGCTATGCAGGTTCTGCTGATTTTGGAAGTGCTCACATCAGCACTCTAACAGTGCCAGCTGTTGCTAGGTCATCATCAACTAAATGCTGGCTCACTCATTCGGTTACCATAACATTAGGAAACTTGGGACAGTAAGCATTGGTTAAATTGTTAGAGCTGGACAAGTGAGGAAGTTTAGAGTGTGATTAGTGTGCTAGAATTCTATTGGCAACTAAATATTGGAACAGTAAGCATTGGTGAAATTGTTAGAGTAGAGCTTCGTCTATTTAAGGCATCAATGATAATACAAAAAACACTTAGAAATTAGAATTAGTCATTTCTCTCTCAAATGCTTAGCATCTTTTGATCATAATTAAGTTCGCCAAATTCATTTGCGGAATCAATCTTACGAGGAAAAGCGTTGTTGATACTTCAAAGTCAAGGCATTTTTAAGTGTGTCCTTGAAGCCTTACCGAGTTACTGGACAAATCAAGTATATATTTCCTCTGTTGATAACTTTTTTTTGACCCAATTACATATGGTGCCGCCTTGAGCGGCTGCTCAATGATGTGGAAACTGAACTACCGCTGTATAAAGAAGCGAAATATGAATGTGTTATAGGCTGAGAACAGGCAAAGGACTTAGGACACCTTCAACGTGCTCTAAAATCTCTAAAAGCTAAGTTGGAGCCTGCTTGCACTACAAAATCTAGAATTATTGAATTTGAAAATGAGCTGCTTGATCTTAAGGAGAAAAGTACTAACAATGTCCTATTTTGTTCCATTTGGATTGCATAATATCTTATGGTCTAAAATGTTCATGTTACTAATCTGGCAATCGTGATGTTGGGTGTGTGAAAAAAGgatgtgtatttagtatttagaggtgtgtgaataaaatttctctacttttctttttctcttgttaaaaaaataaatgagagaCTATTATTTGTGGAGAGACCATTATGTCCTCCGAAACAAATCTCCCGCCAAATTGTACTCTCTTGTTCGTGGTGGCACGATCGTAATTCCAACCTTTTCTGGGTTCGTTAATTCTGATCCTTTTCTGGGTTCAGCGCTTGAAGTTCGACGCTTGGTATTATCTGCCCAGTTCAAAGCCGAAGAATATTGCTTATCGGGTCTTGTGCTTCATATGTGAAGAACATACGGTTCTTACCAAGACGACGACGAATCGGTACTTTCAGGTGAACCGGCGTTATCAAGTCCCCGACCAAGCGACTCCCCCCCAAGGTACACCCTTTAGGGTTTTCTAACTCGGTCTTTCGGTTTGATCCATGTAAAATTGTAGCTTACAGAACTCGTTTTTGGAATAGGTTTCTCTGAATTCCTAGTTTTGGGTATTAGATTTCGTGTTTGGATTAGTTTCTCTGAAATTCAAGTTTTGGGTATGAGATTTCTGTCTTGATTTATGTTCCGAATTTCGTTGTTTGAAATCATGTGTGGCATTGGCAATTTGGCATGGTGTTCTGAGAGACCAACTGATGCTTAAGAAAGTGTGTGGTAGAATTTTCTCATAGGTAATGAGCTCTTGAGCAGAGATTGTGTCTGTTTTTTTGGTGATTAACTCAGATTTTCCAAAACCCAATCTGACTCCAGTTTATGGGCAGATAGTAGTTCTTAGAGGAGACTAGTGTTGAACCCTACTCGTCAGGTTGATGTTGGACCAGTTGAGCTCTGTTTTGTTAATAGGTATATGTTCTGAATTTCGTTGTTTGAACTCAAGTATGGCATTGGGCACTTTGGCATGGTGTTCTGAGAGACCAATTGATGCTTAAGAAAGCAGTTCAGTAGATTTTCTCATAGGCAATGAGCAGAGATTATGGCTGTTTTCTTTGTGAGAGACCACTTCTAGTGACTCACTCGGATTCTCCAAAATCCAATCTTACTTCAGGTTACAAGCAGATAGTAGTTCGGAGAGGAGACTAGTGCTGACCCCAACACGGCAGGTTGATGTtggaacctttttttttttgtgcagaATTTTGATTTCCAGATTATATTGGCCTTTGATTACAGATCCTCCTAGCAAGGTGACACTTGCTTAACCTTACCCATTTCGTGCTGTGGTCTGTCTCTTCCCCTTGAACCTTTTTGTTAGAGAGTTCCTATATAAAGTTAGGCTCACCTCGACTATTTGGTCTTTATGCCTTGTGGTCTGGATTCATAGATTCGGTAAAGATATAGGTATACCCGTGATTGATATATTGTCTCTCAAATTTAGGATATATAGATAGAGTCTTTAATATTGTAGGAAATATTGGCACATATAGTATGCAAAACGTTATTAATGTATTCAACATTGAGGTCGAAAATGTAAATGTCAAGTCCATAATCCGTACACAACCAGAAAGAGGTATGAGCCAAAGTAGATGAGCTTCTTCTGCATATATACAATTTTTatataaacaaaatatatgctTAAACATGGAATGCACATCCCTCTTCAGCTTCCTAGTATCCCTCCATGAATGGGATATATACTTTGGTTCCACCCAATGAATATGCAAGATAGTTATTTCCATTCACATTAATATACCCAGTTTGTGGCCAATATATACATGTACATCTATATATGTAAGCCTACTTTACTAGAGAAATTATCTTTACTGTATTTTGTGCTCTATACCAGCTGAATCGCCTTTAAAAATCTGATGGTTGTACTAATATTATAGTTGTGCTTGGCCTTGGGAGTAAAGGTCCTCTGATCAGGAAGAGCCCAACTTCCTGTAAAACTTGGAAAATCATGTGGTTTGCTTCTGGCCCATAGGATGCCTATTCTTCTGAGCAACCCCCAATGCAAAAAGTTGGAGCTGTGTTTTCTTTTAAGGTTATGATATGGCAGGTCCCTTGAATTTTTTCTCTGAATTGCCACTTATAATCTGTCACT encodes the following:
- the LOC133744138 gene encoding uncharacterized protein LOC133744138, with the translated sequence MSVTTDEDVGGVATGEAPLVYGNNDKEETTGAKKRCRAAQQNKESKRAAGIGCSDVGSTFALDHTSQFTTTEIFKSRQYLIEWASRVGRSNGFSIVTLSSDVGKSNRRATITLGCERSGKYDRRTPKEGKKKNCGKKCGCPFKLKGRKLETNDDWELKVVEGIHNHAAWYSKADISVSSRLPSEDKSRGKDVFKDDISESGSEMQSLMIKLSKYNYIEQHRSCPQTKTILDFFLTHLSSFKLLRAFARVLEVECISKQEGIHDGAILMIFGRTSTDIPFFVGIVFLSSNKKESYVWALRTLQGLMVTSGNTMPDMIVLITTEVALMEAVEVVFSRTKLLLCAWAFPSFVGFAYEEVFDSKEELDYFLKRLDVLISSPTAANFELQLLQLHDDFSRYPAVLEYVTHTWLNPHKEKLVAAWTNAFMHFGVANSFREDTKLQEILGNLIENLTVPVKNQILKLEESFEEIHAGLELQETKINASLESCLTVNADEFRLPEFKELCGAISLTALDLVLQQMMLVNIVDGDLCHCAIRNTHGLPCAHELAKYKKGDRLIPLDCIDPYWMKLDTKPLGKNAVWCGREYEAA